From the Musa acuminata AAA Group cultivar baxijiao chromosome BXJ1-2, Cavendish_Baxijiao_AAA, whole genome shotgun sequence genome, one window contains:
- the LOC103976438 gene encoding uncharacterized protein LOC103976438, producing MVVKKVMSFSPWAPTAPTKAKRRRKCKVTVKVVGLEGLLPLPGVAAVEVGWRRPPKVGALSYLVGRKRPARSVSSRRPVEDGWAVRWDDDDESSRFETVCRLCDPNSVSGPAHDVSFSVLYGSGEEEGSKTNKLERIGTTNASLAEWAKESQSHKESGGAEKGFNQQLPITLRKEGSTSYGVLHVTVSFTEVRTSGVTKGASLSEDRIMLEQKGSQQVKSDDPGSFDKENMVLDHLFRLQDEEDILEDNSVQNHNASSSISSNSCQSSPDSESTSKGWFCWSKRSCKTPDLKEGERRKMSSCEDISSEHKKKESLDSDEDDDPKGSWRSKEFISRDKQTKIKIQTFFASIDQRDPSAGGESACTAIVAVLANALHNNELNTPTRSEFDTLIREGSSEWQKLCNNTSYIDQFPDKHFDLDTILEAKLRPVSVLPDKSFIGFFQPECFKSLHGAMSFDDIWHEITSDIVGDSKVFVISWNDHFFMLKMEANAYYVMDTLGERLYEGCKKAYILRFDDSTEMFRHQENKGIDDCDELICRGKECCREFINRFLAAIPLQEELMLEKKGIETNTALHQRLQIEFHLTQASADTSNDDSEDNTWKNNSDLNS from the exons ATGGTGGTCAAGAAGGTGATGAGCTTCTCCCCTTGGGCACCTACGGCGCCGACGAaggcgaagaggaggaggaagtgcAAGGTCACCGTGAAGGTGGTGGGTCTCGAGGGGCTCCTGCCGCTACCGGGGGTGGCGGCGGTCGAGGTCGGCTGGCGGCGGCCGCCCAAAGTCGGGGCGCTTTCGTATCTCGTGGGAAGGAAGAGGCCGGCCCGAAGCGTGTCTTCCCGTAGGCCGGTGGAGGATGGCTGGGCGGTCCGGTGGGACGACGATGACGAGTCGAGCCGGTTCGAGACCGTGTGTCGGCTTTGTGACCCGAACTCGGTCTCGGGTCCTGCCCATGATGTTTCCTTTTCCGTCCTATAC GGATCTGGTGAAGAGGAAGGAAGCAAGACGAACAAATTGGAAAGGATAGGGACGACAAATGCAAGCTTAGCTGAATGGGCTAAGGAATCCCAATCCCATAAAGAGAGTGGAGGAGCAGAAAAGGGATTCAATCAGCAGCTTCCTATCACCTTAAGGAAAGAAGGATCGACAAGCTACGGAGTGCTACAT GTCACTGTCAGCTTCACAGAGGTAAGGACTTCTGGAGTAACAAAGGGAGCATCACTCAGTGAAGACAGGATTATGTTAGAGCAGAAGGGCAGCCAACAAGTGAAATCTGATGATCCAGGAAGCTTTGACAAAGAAAATATGGTTCTTGATCACCTTTTTCGGCTACAAGATGAAGAAGATATCTTGGAAGACAACAGTGTTCAGAATCACAATGCCAGCAGCAGCATCAGCAGCAACAGTTGCCAATCGAGTCCAGACTCAGAATCAACTTCGAAGGGCTGGTTCTGCTGGAGCAAGAGGAGCTGCAAAACTCCTGATCTCAAGGAGGGAGAAAGAAGGAAGATGTCCTCTTGTGAAGACATTTCTTCTGAGCACAAAAAG AAGGAATCACTAGAttctgatgaagatgatgatccAAAAGGCAGTTGGAGAAGCAAAGAATTCATCAGCAGGGACAAGCAAACAAAGATCAAAATCCAGACCTTCTTTGCTTCCATCGATCAGCGAGATCCTAGTGCAGGTGGAGAGAGTGCTTGCACAGCCATAGTTGCGGTACTCGCAAACGCACTCCATAACAATGAGCTGAATACACCAACGAGATCAGAGTTTGATACACTCATCAGAGAAGGCTCGTCGGAGTGGCAAAAGCTATGCAACAACACATCATACATCGATCAGTTTCCTGACAAGCACTTCGACCTTGATACGATTCTGGAAGCAAAATTGAGGCCTGTATCAGTATTACCTGACAAATCTTTCATAGGGTTCTTTCAACCAGAGTGCTTCAAATCGTTGCATGGGGCAATGTCATTTGATGACATATGGCATGAGATAACTAGTGACATCGTAGGAGACAGTAAGGTCTTCGTCATAAGTTGGAATGATCACTTCTTCATGCTGAAGATGGAAGCAAATGCATACTATGTCATGGATACACTGGGAGAGAGATTGTATGAAGGATGCAAGAAAGCCTATATCCTCAGGTTTGATGACTCCACAGAGATGTTCAGGCACCAAGAAAACAAGGGAATTGATGATTGTGATGAGCTCATTTGCAGAGGGAAGGAGTGTTGCAGAGAGTTCATAAATAGATTCTTAGCTGCTATACCATTGCAGGAGGAGTTGATGTTGGAAAAGAAGGGAATCGAGACCAACACAGCGCTCCACCAGAGATTGCAGATTGAGTTCCATTTGACACAGGCTTCAGCAGACACTAGCAATGATGATTCTGAGGACAACACTTGGAAAAATAACAGTGACTTGAATAGCTAA